One stretch of Pandoraea oxalativorans DNA includes these proteins:
- a CDS encoding FAD-dependent monooxygenase yields the protein MQPPLIGINGAGIGGLAAAIGLLRAGFRVRVYEQASQFARVGADINLTPNAVRALDGLGVGDELRKTAAQPSHRISRMWDSGETTSSLEMAQTAQTKYGAPQLTMHRADLLQALEQAVPAHAIALGKKLVSFEAPDAGQTGSIRLTFADGTHDDVDVLIGADGIHSVVRRGLFGQESPEFTGVVAYRAVVPAEKLSGVPNLGAFTKWWGPNPSSQIVTFPLNLGRDIFVFATTPQDSWTLESWTAPGDVHELRAMYADYHSEARALLDACDSVLKSALYVRDPLPQWSRDRVSLLGDASHPMMPFMAQGAGMAIEDAVVLSRHLADAGTNADAATLANALARYEAARRERTARVQIGSRGNQWLKEGGNADWVYEYDAWQVPLAA from the coding sequence ATGCAACCCCCCCTCATCGGCATCAACGGTGCCGGCATCGGCGGTCTGGCCGCCGCCATCGGATTGCTCCGTGCAGGTTTTCGTGTGCGCGTATATGAGCAGGCGTCGCAGTTCGCGCGCGTCGGTGCGGACATCAACCTGACGCCGAATGCGGTGCGTGCACTGGACGGACTGGGCGTTGGTGACGAACTTCGCAAGACGGCCGCGCAGCCGAGCCATCGCATCAGCCGCATGTGGGACTCGGGTGAAACGACGTCGAGTCTGGAGATGGCGCAGACCGCGCAGACGAAGTACGGTGCGCCCCAGCTCACGATGCATCGCGCCGATCTGTTGCAGGCGCTGGAGCAAGCCGTCCCTGCACACGCCATTGCGCTGGGCAAGAAGCTCGTGTCGTTCGAAGCGCCCGATGCGGGACAGACCGGCAGCATTCGCCTGACGTTCGCCGACGGCACGCATGACGACGTCGACGTGCTCATCGGTGCCGACGGCATCCACTCGGTCGTGCGCCGCGGCCTGTTCGGCCAGGAGTCGCCGGAGTTCACCGGCGTGGTGGCGTACCGTGCCGTCGTCCCCGCAGAGAAGTTGAGCGGCGTGCCGAATCTCGGTGCGTTCACCAAGTGGTGGGGACCGAACCCGTCGAGCCAGATCGTGACGTTCCCGCTTAACCTCGGACGCGACATCTTCGTGTTCGCCACCACACCGCAGGACAGCTGGACGCTCGAATCGTGGACCGCGCCGGGCGACGTGCACGAACTGCGCGCCATGTATGCCGACTATCACAGCGAAGCGCGCGCCCTGCTCGACGCATGCGACAGCGTGCTCAAGTCGGCGCTCTACGTGCGCGATCCGCTGCCGCAATGGTCGCGCGATCGCGTGTCGCTGCTGGGCGATGCGAGCCATCCGATGATGCCGTTCATGGCGCAGGGCGCAGGCATGGCCATCGAAGACGCTGTGGTACTGTCTCGCCACCTCGCGGATGCCGGTACGAACGCCGACGCGGCGACGCTGGCGAATGCACTGGCACGATACGAAGCCGCGCGTCGCGAGCGCACCGCGCGCGTGCAGATCGGTTCGCGCGGTAATCAGTGGCTCAAGGAAGGCGGCAACGCCGACTGGGTCTACGAATACGACGCCTGGCAAGTGCCGCTCGCCGCCTGA
- a CDS encoding ArsR/SmtB family transcription factor: MDTARDAAPGVSSLAALLADAGRMTMLWALMDGSARPAGELALVAGLSPSSASGHLARLVDGGVLAQEARGRHRYFRIATPETAAAIEALASAVLATRELRPRPVPVSRGTPIPLRHARTCYDHLAGEIAVALFARMHDRRWIRIDGSDVALTDAGTEGLSALGVDLTQAHARRRRFACTCPDWSERKPHLGGALGAALLTTCLAAKWLEPTREARALRVTPLGERKLSAIAV, translated from the coding sequence ATGGACACCGCACGCGATGCCGCACCGGGCGTCAGTTCCCTCGCCGCCCTCCTTGCCGACGCCGGCCGCATGACCATGCTTTGGGCGTTGATGGATGGCTCTGCCCGTCCTGCGGGCGAATTGGCATTGGTGGCCGGGTTATCGCCTTCCAGCGCCAGCGGCCATCTCGCCCGCCTCGTCGACGGTGGTGTTCTTGCGCAGGAGGCGCGGGGACGGCATCGGTATTTTCGGATCGCGACGCCGGAAACGGCGGCGGCCATCGAGGCGCTTGCCAGTGCTGTCCTCGCTACGCGGGAGCTTCGGCCGCGTCCGGTGCCGGTTAGCCGTGGAACACCCATCCCCCTTCGTCACGCGCGCACCTGTTACGACCATCTCGCCGGCGAGATCGCCGTCGCCCTGTTCGCGCGGATGCACGACCGTCGATGGATTCGTATCGATGGCAGCGACGTGGCACTCACCGATGCAGGCACCGAGGGACTGTCCGCGCTCGGCGTCGATCTCACTCAGGCGCATGCGCGACGTCGTCGCTTCGCTTGCACCTGCCCGGACTGGAGCGAGCGCAAGCCGCATCTCGGCGGCGCTTTGGGGGCTGCGCTGCTCACCACTTGTCTCGCGGCCAAATGGCTCGAACCGACGCGCGAGGCGCGGGCGCTACGCGTCACGCCATTGGGGGAGCGCAAGCTTTCGGCCATCGCCGTCTGA
- a CDS encoding IclR family transcriptional regulator gives MTKATSANAPAAGTSETEAQDPAQTGLVTPVMRALKLLRYVADGGSTANLSDVGRRIGVNRVTVMRLVETLQYEGVLEPLPHGGHRLGLGFLTLAASALAGEDHLATARRVLTRVTSETGLSSYLTVLDGAQVRYLLCETPALPLVSNIRAGSRVTAHLTAPGRSLLAHLSTERRRALLGPEPLAAATAQSARTYAALDAQLSRDREAGCAWSQDGFEAGIDACAAAVLDAHGRPLAALSVAGPRALVGTDSITRERTARVVKSGAADLAVLLADAPAFLAAAERA, from the coding sequence ATGACGAAAGCAACGTCCGCCAACGCGCCAGCCGCAGGCACCTCTGAGACGGAGGCACAAGACCCTGCGCAAACGGGTCTCGTGACGCCGGTCATGCGCGCGCTCAAGCTGCTGCGCTACGTGGCGGACGGCGGCTCGACGGCGAACCTCAGCGACGTCGGACGTCGCATCGGCGTGAACCGAGTGACGGTCATGCGTCTGGTGGAAACGCTGCAATACGAGGGTGTGCTGGAGCCGCTGCCGCACGGCGGACATCGGCTCGGTCTCGGGTTTCTGACGCTCGCGGCCAGCGCCCTCGCAGGTGAAGACCATCTCGCCACGGCACGACGCGTACTCACGCGCGTGACGAGCGAGACCGGGTTGTCGAGCTATCTTACGGTGCTCGACGGCGCGCAGGTGCGCTACCTCTTGTGCGAAACACCTGCCCTGCCGCTGGTGAGCAACATCCGCGCAGGCAGTCGCGTCACGGCGCATCTGACGGCGCCGGGCCGGTCGTTACTGGCCCATCTGAGCACCGAGCGCCGTCGGGCCTTGCTCGGACCTGAGCCGTTGGCGGCCGCGACTGCGCAAAGCGCGCGGACCTACGCGGCGTTAGATGCACAGTTGTCCCGCGACCGCGAGGCGGGTTGCGCATGGAGTCAGGACGGCTTCGAAGCGGGTATCGACGCCTGCGCCGCCGCTGTGCTCGACGCTCACGGTCGGCCGTTGGCAGCGCTGAGCGTGGCCGGTCCGCGGGCGCTCGTCGGCACCGATTCCATCACACGCGAGCGCACGGCTCGCGTCGTGAAGTCGGGCGCTGCCGATCTCGCCGTATTACTGGCAGACGCACCCGCTTTCCTCGCGGCGGCGGAACGGGCCTGA
- a CDS encoding MFS transporter yields MSNTLSDGMPMPARLWAVATVMLAIALSVLDSAIANVALPTIARDLNASPATSIWIVNAYQLAITISLLPLAALGEIVSYRRVYTVGLALFTVASLACALSDSLVTLTLARVAQGFGAAGIMSVNTALVKTIYPSRWLGRGVALNSLIVAVSSAAGPTIAAGVLSIAHWPWLFAINVPLGIVAFAIAVRSLPDSTRSSHPFDWTGALLSALTFGLLISGIDSFGHGQARWLVAVEIAAAVVIGTVFVRRQRNQPVPLLPVDLLRIPIFGLSICTSMASFCAQMLAFVSLPFFLQDTLGFDHVQTGLLMTAWPLTIVVVAPMAGRLLEHYKPGLLGAIGLAAFALGLLALGLLPDQPGTFHIVWRMALCGFGFGLFQSPNNYAMLMSAPSHRSGGASGMLGTARLTGQTTGAALVALVFSVAPQGYGTRASLYVAAAFAAVAAVVSSLRTLPSAQPAVK; encoded by the coding sequence ATGTCCAATACACTTTCCGACGGCATGCCCATGCCTGCACGGCTCTGGGCCGTCGCGACCGTCATGCTCGCTATCGCGTTGTCTGTGCTCGACAGCGCCATCGCCAACGTCGCACTGCCGACCATCGCACGCGATCTGAACGCCAGCCCCGCCACCTCGATCTGGATCGTCAACGCGTATCAGCTCGCCATCACCATTTCGTTGCTGCCGCTCGCCGCACTCGGCGAAATCGTGAGCTACCGGCGCGTCTACACGGTCGGTCTCGCCCTCTTCACCGTCGCCTCGCTCGCCTGCGCGCTGTCCGACTCGCTCGTCACCCTGACGCTCGCACGCGTGGCGCAGGGCTTCGGGGCGGCCGGGATCATGAGCGTAAACACGGCGCTCGTGAAGACGATCTACCCGTCGCGCTGGCTCGGACGCGGTGTCGCCCTCAACTCGCTGATCGTGGCTGTCTCCTCCGCCGCCGGGCCGACGATTGCCGCAGGCGTGCTGTCCATCGCGCACTGGCCGTGGCTCTTTGCGATCAACGTGCCGCTGGGTATCGTTGCGTTTGCCATCGCCGTGCGCTCGCTGCCGGACAGCACACGCTCGTCGCATCCATTCGACTGGACGGGCGCGCTGTTGAGCGCGCTGACGTTCGGGCTACTGATCTCCGGCATCGATTCGTTCGGCCACGGTCAGGCGCGCTGGCTCGTCGCCGTCGAGATCGCGGCGGCCGTCGTCATCGGGACGGTCTTCGTACGCCGCCAACGCAATCAGCCTGTACCGTTGCTGCCCGTCGATCTGTTGCGCATTCCGATTTTCGGGTTGTCGATCTGCACATCGATGGCGTCGTTCTGCGCGCAGATGCTCGCGTTCGTCTCGCTGCCGTTCTTCCTTCAGGACACGCTCGGCTTCGATCACGTGCAAACCGGCCTGCTGATGACGGCGTGGCCGCTCACCATCGTGGTCGTCGCCCCGATGGCGGGACGCTTGCTGGAGCACTACAAGCCGGGTCTGCTCGGTGCAATCGGGCTGGCGGCGTTCGCGCTGGGTCTGCTCGCGCTCGGCTTGCTGCCCGATCAGCCGGGCACGTTCCACATCGTCTGGCGCATGGCGCTGTGCGGTTTCGGCTTCGGGCTGTTCCAGTCGCCCAATAATTACGCGATGCTGATGTCCGCGCCGAGCCATCGCAGCGGCGGCGCGAGCGGCATGCTGGGCACCGCGCGGCTGACCGGACAGACGACCGGCGCGGCGCTCGTGGCACTCGTATTCAGCGTTGCGCCGCAAGGCTACGGCACGCGGGCGTCGCTATACGTGGCGGCCGCGTTCGCGGCGGTGGCGGCGGTCGTGAGCAGTCTTCGCACGTTGCCGTCAGCACAACCGGCGGTCAAATGA
- a CDS encoding cupin domain-containing protein, with translation MAQADAKNTATPQAVESWTQTEGQAFGDWLETRVARFSTRKYDWDALKFQADYDPKYRRAQMRYVGTGGTGVAKDVNTVPAGHFTFSTMVIPAGNIGPSHIHMDVEEIFFVMRGKMKVICERDGETWEAILGERDLISVPPGVYRTEINIGDEDALMCVMLGSQKPVTPTYPPDSPLAKIKREMK, from the coding sequence ATGGCGCAAGCCGACGCTAAAAACACCGCGACGCCGCAGGCCGTCGAGAGCTGGACGCAGACCGAAGGTCAGGCATTCGGTGACTGGCTGGAGACCCGCGTCGCCCGTTTCTCGACGCGCAAATACGACTGGGATGCCCTCAAGTTCCAGGCCGACTACGACCCGAAGTACCGTCGCGCGCAGATGCGCTACGTCGGCACGGGCGGCACCGGTGTGGCCAAGGACGTCAACACCGTGCCCGCCGGTCACTTCACGTTCTCCACGATGGTGATTCCGGCCGGCAACATCGGCCCGAGCCATATCCACATGGATGTCGAGGAAATCTTCTTCGTCATGCGCGGAAAGATGAAGGTGATCTGCGAGCGTGACGGTGAAACGTGGGAAGCCATTCTCGGCGAGCGCGATCTGATTTCGGTGCCGCCGGGTGTGTACCGCACGGAAATCAACATTGGCGACGAAGACGCGCTGATGTGCGTGATGCTCGGCTCGCAAAAGCCGGTCACGCCGACGTATCCGCCCGATTCGCCGCTTGCGAAGATCAAGCGCGAAATGAAGTAA
- a CDS encoding IclR family transcriptional regulator, whose protein sequence is MQDDQNASLNGDTVVEGAAESRYLVPGLERGLRILTQFSPREPVFSAPGLSQRLGIPRTTVFRLLQTLEAMGFLERAGSEKNFRLGVAVLRLGFEYLSSLELTDLGIPIIERLRDATQLTSHIVIRDGRDIVFVAKAQSVAGVFNSIKVNVGTRLPAHATVHGHVLMGDLTLTELRALYPEKTLEKFTPQTPESLTELFERVREDAERGYAVSASSFERGISVVSAPVRNDVGRICAAITVTIPRANIDASMLDAGLIGQVREAADALSHRLNYRPGTDGKSTPYMKSLGLK, encoded by the coding sequence ATGCAGGACGATCAAAACGCTTCGCTCAACGGCGACACCGTGGTCGAGGGCGCTGCCGAGTCCCGCTATCTCGTGCCGGGACTTGAGCGCGGGTTGCGCATCCTCACGCAGTTCTCGCCGCGCGAACCGGTGTTCAGTGCACCGGGACTGTCGCAACGGCTGGGCATTCCGCGCACGACGGTCTTCCGTCTGTTGCAGACGCTCGAAGCGATGGGCTTTCTTGAGCGCGCAGGAAGCGAAAAGAACTTCCGTCTGGGCGTGGCCGTGCTGCGTCTGGGTTTCGAATACCTCAGTTCGCTGGAACTGACCGACCTCGGCATTCCGATCATCGAGCGCTTGCGCGACGCCACCCAACTGACGTCGCACATCGTGATTCGCGACGGCCGGGACATCGTGTTCGTGGCGAAGGCGCAAAGCGTGGCGGGCGTCTTCAATTCGATCAAGGTCAACGTCGGCACGCGTCTGCCTGCGCACGCCACGGTGCACGGTCACGTGTTGATGGGCGATCTGACGCTCACCGAACTGCGCGCGCTGTATCCCGAGAAGACGCTGGAGAAATTCACGCCGCAGACGCCCGAATCGCTCACCGAACTGTTCGAGCGCGTGCGCGAAGACGCCGAGCGCGGCTATGCGGTGTCGGCCTCGTCGTTCGAGCGCGGCATCAGCGTGGTGAGCGCACCGGTGCGCAACGACGTGGGCCGCATCTGCGCCGCCATTACGGTGACGATTCCGCGCGCCAATATCGACGCATCGATGCTCGACGCGGGCCTGATCGGTCAGGTGCGCGAAGCGGCCGATGCGCTCTCGCACCGTCTGAACTACCGCCCCGGCACCGACGGCAAGTCCACCCCCTACATGAAGTCACTGGGACTCAAATGA
- a CDS encoding SDR family oxidoreductase: MIKIDLSSRAALVTGGTSGIGLASAERLLDAGAAVAICGRNPERLAQAEAHLRERRPQARLIAAQCNVLDEGDVAALTERIRGEFGRLDMLVNNAGQGRVSTFADTTDDAWREELELKYFSVIRTTRACLPMLRDAARETGDAAIVCVNSLLALQPEPHMVATSSARAGVQNLVRSMAGEFAPDGVRVNSILIGLVESGQWRRRYAAAQEAGDSKTWPEWTGELARKKQIQLQRLGKPEEAAAAIFFLASPQSSYTTGSHIDVSGGLARHV, encoded by the coding sequence ATGATCAAGATCGACCTTTCCTCGCGCGCAGCGCTGGTCACGGGCGGCACGTCCGGCATCGGGCTGGCGAGCGCCGAGCGCCTGCTCGATGCCGGGGCCGCCGTCGCCATTTGCGGGCGCAACCCGGAGCGGCTGGCGCAAGCCGAAGCGCATCTGCGTGAGCGTCGTCCGCAGGCCCGCCTTATCGCTGCGCAGTGCAACGTCCTCGACGAGGGCGACGTCGCGGCACTCACTGAGCGCATTCGCGGCGAATTCGGTCGTCTCGACATGCTCGTGAACAACGCGGGCCAGGGCCGTGTGTCGACGTTTGCCGACACGACCGACGACGCCTGGCGCGAAGAACTCGAACTGAAGTACTTCAGCGTGATTCGTACCACGCGCGCCTGCCTGCCGATGCTGCGCGACGCTGCACGCGAGACGGGCGACGCCGCCATCGTCTGCGTGAACTCGCTGCTCGCGCTGCAACCGGAGCCGCACATGGTCGCGACGTCGTCGGCGCGTGCGGGCGTGCAGAACCTCGTGCGGTCGATGGCGGGCGAATTCGCGCCCGACGGCGTACGCGTCAATTCGATTCTGATCGGACTGGTCGAGTCGGGACAGTGGCGTCGGCGCTACGCCGCCGCGCAGGAAGCGGGCGATAGCAAGACGTGGCCGGAGTGGACCGGCGAACTCGCGCGCAAGAAGCAAATCCAGTTGCAACGTCTGGGCAAGCCTGAAGAGGCGGCCGCAGCGATCTTTTTCCTGGCTAGCCCGCAGTCGTCCTATACGACGGGCAGCCACATCGATGTTTCCGGAGGCTTGGCAAGACATGTCTAA
- a CDS encoding ABC transporter ATP-binding protein produces the protein MLRSIQLKDANVAEAYADARHAQPAAAPLPFAIEYRGVTRRFKNRQGKGEMTAVSDVSIGIKAGEFVSLIGPSGCGKSTLLNMGAGLYAPSEGQVTLAGKPVRGPSQQVAFMLQKDLLMPWRSIQKNVELGMQIRGRSKAERAEVAKALLARCHLKGFENHYPHQLSGGMRQRAALPARWRSSRTCCSWTNRSRRSMRKPRWCSSKTSRRCSPAKARRR, from the coding sequence ATGCTCAGGTCGATTCAATTGAAGGACGCAAACGTAGCCGAGGCGTATGCCGACGCGCGCCACGCGCAGCCAGCAGCGGCACCGTTGCCGTTCGCTATCGAATATCGCGGCGTCACGCGTCGTTTCAAAAATCGCCAGGGCAAGGGCGAGATGACCGCTGTCTCCGATGTCTCCATCGGTATCAAGGCCGGTGAGTTCGTCTCGCTGATCGGCCCGAGCGGCTGCGGCAAGAGCACGCTGCTCAACATGGGCGCCGGTCTGTACGCCCCCAGCGAAGGGCAGGTGACGCTGGCAGGCAAGCCGGTGCGCGGCCCGTCGCAGCAAGTCGCGTTCATGCTGCAAAAGGATCTGCTCATGCCGTGGCGCTCGATTCAGAAGAACGTCGAACTCGGCATGCAGATTCGTGGCCGCAGCAAGGCCGAGCGCGCCGAAGTCGCGAAGGCGCTGCTCGCGCGCTGCCACCTCAAGGGCTTCGAGAACCACTACCCGCACCAGCTCTCGGGCGGCATGCGTCAACGCGCGGCACTGCCCGCACGCTGGCGGTCGAGCCGGACGTGTTGCTCATGGACGAACCGTTCTCGGCGCTCGATGCGCAAACCAAGATGGTGCTCCAGCAAGACCTCGCGCAGATGCTCGCCAGCGAAGGCAAGACGGCGCTAA
- a CDS encoding porin codes for MTTVAAATLLALGVPVAAHAQSNVTLYGSMDAGVAFVNNQGGSANWIAQQGGSQPDRWGLRGVEDLGGGNRAIFLLENGFSTLTGNTIKAGSMFNRQSWVGLQSDKMGTLTIGHMTTFNFDWLGPFSTAYLGMNWYMFHPGNLDELANTSVVQVDNSVRYVTPDYMGFKAGAMLSFGNNTNFANGRKWSVAANYTNGGFKASAVYSNENNRTPNVAALGGATFQGQPVATYAASNVENMGAGVSYGFGPWLLHALYTRVKLQSPGYNDTYQSFDAGVNFATSVPNTITFGAATTNMSGKRWTQVSLGDVYAFSKRTQVYVSGAYQHASGNGAVTAINTISPSSTSNQLVIMSSVHHSF; via the coding sequence ATGACGACGGTCGCGGCGGCAACGCTGCTGGCGCTCGGCGTGCCGGTCGCAGCACACGCACAGAGCAACGTCACGCTGTACGGCAGCATGGATGCCGGGGTGGCGTTCGTGAACAACCAGGGCGGCAGTGCTAACTGGATTGCACAGCAGGGCGGCTCGCAGCCGGACCGCTGGGGTCTGCGTGGCGTGGAAGATCTGGGCGGCGGCAATCGCGCCATCTTCCTGCTGGAAAACGGCTTCTCGACCCTCACGGGCAACACGATCAAGGCGGGATCGATGTTCAACCGCCAGTCGTGGGTCGGTTTGCAGTCGGACAAGATGGGCACGCTCACCATCGGCCACATGACCACGTTCAACTTCGACTGGCTGGGCCCGTTCAGCACGGCCTATCTGGGCATGAACTGGTACATGTTCCACCCGGGCAACCTCGACGAACTCGCCAACACGTCCGTCGTGCAGGTCGATAACTCGGTGCGCTACGTCACGCCGGATTACATGGGCTTCAAGGCCGGTGCGATGCTCTCGTTCGGCAACAACACGAACTTCGCGAACGGTCGCAAGTGGAGCGTGGCCGCGAACTACACGAACGGCGGCTTCAAGGCCTCGGCCGTCTACTCGAACGAGAACAACCGCACGCCGAACGTTGCGGCGCTCGGCGGGGCCACGTTCCAGGGCCAGCCGGTGGCGACCTATGCGGCATCGAACGTCGAGAACATGGGTGCGGGCGTGTCCTATGGCTTCGGGCCGTGGCTGCTGCACGCGCTCTATACGCGCGTGAAGCTTCAGTCCCCCGGCTACAACGACACCTATCAATCGTTCGACGCCGGTGTGAACTTCGCGACGAGCGTGCCGAACACGATCACGTTCGGCGCGGCCACGACCAATATGTCCGGCAAGCGCTGGACACAGGTCAGCCTTGGTGACGTCTACGCGTTCTCCAAGCGCACGCAGGTCTACGTGAGCGGTGCGTACCAGCACGCAAGTGGCAACGGCGCGGTGACGGCGATCAATACGATCAGCCCGTCGTCGACGTCGAACCAGCTCGTGATCATGTCGAGCGTGCACCACTCGTTCTGA
- a CDS encoding ABC transporter permease: protein MKSLSKTQLTAGSFVLLLLFAAVWQWGPTAFGVPEFVLPKLSSTLVEGVRMFQVENLWLHIGVTALEVIAGFVIGSALGVLIGVILGLSPSTEAMLSPYILALQIAPKVAFAPLFVMWMGYTIYPKILVAVLIVFFPVMINVLGAVRSVDPDMVNLVRALCGRRWQIFCFVEFPSAMQALFAGLRIASTLAVIGVTVGELVGGDRGLGYLLVYGEGQGNTAMVFVAIAGLTVIGIAAYAAVVWLERRALHYVPRAAMNIA from the coding sequence ATGAAATCCCTTTCCAAAACGCAACTGACTGCCGGTAGCTTCGTGCTGCTGCTGCTCTTCGCGGCCGTGTGGCAATGGGGCCCGACGGCGTTCGGCGTGCCCGAATTCGTGTTGCCCAAGCTGTCGTCGACCCTGGTCGAAGGCGTGCGCATGTTCCAGGTGGAAAACCTGTGGCTGCACATCGGCGTGACGGCGCTCGAAGTGATCGCCGGTTTCGTGATCGGCTCGGCATTGGGCGTGCTGATCGGCGTGATCCTCGGCTTGTCGCCGTCGACCGAAGCCATGCTCTCGCCGTACATCCTCGCGTTGCAGATCGCGCCGAAGGTCGCCTTCGCGCCGCTGTTCGTGATGTGGATGGGCTACACGATCTATCCGAAGATTCTGGTCGCGGTGCTGATCGTCTTCTTCCCCGTGATGATCAACGTGCTGGGCGCAGTGCGCTCGGTCGATCCCGACATGGTCAATCTGGTGCGCGCGCTGTGCGGCCGCCGCTGGCAGATCTTCTGCTTCGTGGAATTCCCGTCGGCCATGCAGGCGTTGTTCGCAGGCCTGCGCATCGCGTCGACGCTGGCCGTGATCGGCGTGACCGTTGGCGAACTGGTCGGCGGTGACCGTGGCCTCGGTTATCTGCTGGTGTACGGCGAAGGGCAGGGCAATACCGCGATGGTGTTCGTCGCGATTGCCGGGCTGACCGTCATCGGTATCGCAGCCTACGCGGCGGTGGTTTGGCTGGAGCGTCGCGCACTGCATTACGTGCCTCGTGCGGCCATGAACATCGCCTGA
- a CDS encoding SDR family oxidoreductase yields MPLDIDALPPLDGKKLLITGGARGLGEGFVRAAVARGAQVTIADIAAQAGEALAAELQDAGYAVSFVRVDLSDPASVDAAAQAAGQQMGGIDGLVNNGAITNSGGKMATELSIETWDAVMNVNVRGTWLMTMAALPFLRASGQGRVVNVASDTALWGAPRLLAYTASKGAVMSMTRSLARELGPDGITVNAIAPGLVEVEATAYVPAARHRHYLEGRALPRAQVPDDVVGPVLFLLSDASRFVTGQVLPVNGGFVMP; encoded by the coding sequence ATGCCGCTCGACATCGACGCACTGCCGCCGCTCGATGGCAAGAAACTGCTGATCACCGGCGGTGCGCGCGGCCTCGGCGAAGGCTTCGTCCGTGCAGCTGTAGCGCGTGGCGCACAAGTGACGATTGCCGACATCGCCGCCCAAGCCGGTGAAGCGCTGGCCGCCGAATTGCAAGACGCCGGATACGCAGTGTCGTTCGTGCGCGTCGACCTGTCGGACCCCGCATCGGTGGACGCGGCTGCGCAAGCGGCGGGCCAGCAAATGGGCGGTATCGACGGGCTCGTCAACAACGGTGCGATCACCAATTCGGGCGGCAAGATGGCCACCGAGCTGAGCATCGAGACGTGGGACGCCGTGATGAACGTCAATGTGCGCGGCACGTGGCTCATGACGATGGCCGCACTGCCGTTCCTGCGTGCCTCGGGGCAGGGCCGCGTCGTGAATGTCGCGTCCGACACGGCGCTGTGGGGCGCGCCGCGCCTGCTTGCCTACACCGCCAGCAAGGGCGCGGTCATGTCGATGACGCGTTCGCTCGCACGCGAACTCGGCCCGGACGGCATCACCGTCAACGCCATCGCGCCGGGGCTCGTCGAAGTCGAAGCCACGGCGTATGTCCCGGCGGCGCGTCATCGTCACTATCTGGAGGGACGTGCGTTGCCACGCGCGCAAGTGCCGGACGACGTCGTCGGCCCGGTGCTATTCCTGCTCTCAGACGCTTCCCGATTCGTGACCGGACAGGTTCTGCCGGTCAACGGCGGCTTCGTCATGCCCTGA
- a CDS encoding alpha/beta fold hydrolase, producing the protein MQAEAHQHEAPEDDVVASLRARLDAFAYSTVATRAGTVGYRCAGAERDAGVPVVMLHGIGSGAASWLAQFEATGLDATLYAWDAPGYGATSNVAVAEPHPEAYADALEAWLDALGLDRVALVGHSLGAIVATKFASRAPHRVRGLFLCSPANGYGRADAEVRLSKRDSRLAMLDKLGPAGMARERSDNLVAPDAADLPRAWVKWNMSRVLPVGYRQATHLLSNGDVAGELAQYVSAKAGPVAVAVGAQDGITSPAACEVIANVAGAPLQIIDGAGHASYIETPDVLNAALAAWLERVAAGER; encoded by the coding sequence ATGCAAGCCGAAGCCCATCAACACGAAGCGCCAGAAGACGATGTCGTTGCGTCCTTGCGCGCACGGCTGGACGCGTTTGCGTACAGCACCGTCGCCACCCGTGCGGGCACCGTCGGCTATCGCTGCGCGGGCGCAGAGCGCGACGCGGGCGTGCCGGTCGTGATGCTGCACGGCATTGGCTCGGGCGCGGCGTCCTGGCTGGCGCAGTTCGAGGCCACGGGGCTCGATGCAACGCTGTATGCCTGGGATGCACCTGGCTATGGCGCGACGTCTAATGTCGCCGTCGCCGAACCGCATCCCGAGGCCTATGCCGACGCCCTCGAAGCGTGGCTCGACGCCCTGGGTCTGGATCGTGTGGCGCTGGTGGGCCATTCGCTGGGCGCGATCGTGGCGACGAAGTTTGCAAGCCGCGCCCCGCACCGCGTGCGCGGCCTCTTTCTCTGCTCGCCCGCCAACGGCTACGGCCGCGCGGATGCCGAGGTGCGCCTGTCCAAGCGCGACAGCCGTCTGGCGATGCTCGACAAGCTCGGCCCCGCAGGCATGGCGCGTGAGCGTAGCGACAACCTCGTCGCCCCCGACGCCGCCGATCTGCCGCGTGCGTGGGTGAAATGGAACATGTCGCGGGTGCTGCCCGTCGGCTACCGGCAGGCGACGCACCTGCTCTCGAATGGCGACGTCGCTGGCGAACTCGCACAGTACGTGAGCGCCAAGGCCGGTCCCGTTGCGGTGGCCGTAGGTGCGCAGGACGGCATCACGTCGCCTGCCGCGTGCGAGGTCATTGCGAACGTCGCGGGCGCGCCGCTGCAAATCATCGACGGCGCGGGTCACGCGTCGTACATCGAAACGCCGGACGTTCTGAATGCTGCGCTCGCCGCGTGGCTCGAACGTGTCGCGGCAGGGGAGCGCTGA